The DNA region CCCTGCGCCGATTCGTCCGGCTGCTGCCCCTCACACTCCTTTTCATCCTGCTGATGATCGGTGTTTGCCTCCTCGTCGCACTCGTGGTCGCGCGCTGGACTGGCGTGCCGCTCACCGACGCGTACCTCGCGACCACCCCCGGCGGCATCTACGGCGTCCTCGCAGTCGCGAACCAAACCGGAGCAGGCCCCCTCGTCACCATGCTCCAAGTGCTCCGGATGATTATCATGCTGCTCGCAGCCGGATCGGTGCCCTACATAACCCGCAGAATCCAAACCCGGATCACCCAGAAAAGCGCCCACGCGCAACGAGCAAAGGAGACCGCGCCATGTTCGACGCCCATTTCCATGTGATCGACCCAGACCACCCGCTCATCCCCAACCAAGGCTTCCTGCCCGAACCATTCACCGTGCAGGACTACCGCAAGCACGCCGACGCGCACGGCATCACCGGCGGGGCCGTCGTGTCCGGCTCCTTCCAAGGCTTCGACCAAGGCTACCTGCTCTCCGCGCTGCGCCAGCTCGGCCCCGGATGGGCCGGGGTCACGCAGCTTGACCCCGCCGTCTCGGACGAAGAAATCCTGCGCCTCGACAAAGCCGGCGTGCGCGCGGTGCGCTTCACCCTGGCCCGCGGCGGCGAATTCGACATCGATCTCGCCAAGCGCGCGCACGACGTCGCAGGCTGGCACACAGAACTCTATGTCGACGGCGCCCAACTCCCCGGCCTTCTGCCGCTCCTGAAGCAACTGCCCCTGGTCAGTGTCGACCACCTGGGGCTCAGCGAAGAAGGCCTGCCGCATGTGCTCGAAGCCGCCGACCGAGGCGTCCGGGTCAAAGCCACCGGATTCGGCAGGGTCCGGCTCGATGTCGCCGCGGCCCTGCGGCGCATCGACGCAGTGAACCCCCAAGCGCTGCTCTTCGGCACGGACCTGCCCGGCACCAGGGCGCCGCGCCCCTTCCGCGCCTCAGATCTGGACCAGATCACCCAGGTCCTCGGCGACGACGCCCTCGACCGCCTCGCCGACAACGGCAGGGCCTGGTACCGGGTCAACCAGCCCGCCCCGGCCTCCACCTAGACCCTGGGCCGCGTGGCCACAACCCTGGTCGGTTCATCCTCAGCAAGCGTCGACACTGCACGGGATAGCCGACGAGGCGAAGGCGGGCATGGCCGATGTCGCTTTCCTGGCGAAGTTGCCCAAGAGCATGTTGTCTCGGTTGTGGGACGAGGAGGACTGGCTCGACCGCTCGTCGCGGGACAGGCTATCGGTGCTTCCGGTTATCTCGCGCTCTTCTTCATTCTCCCAGACGCGCCACTGTGGCTGCTGATCAGCTTGAGCGCCCCGACTGGTATCGGCATCGGCATCACCGCACCGTCCATGACGATGGCGCTGTTGGACTCGACTCGCGCAGAACTGGCCGGCGTAGCCTCAGGTGTCTTGAACCCTGCTCGCCAGATCGGCAGCGTGCTCGGCACCGCTCTTTTCGGGTCCTTGCTCGCTGGAGACCATGGCATCGGGCACGGGGTGCGGATTTCAACACTTATCGCCTTCATCCTGACCGCGATAACATGCTTCACCTCGTACCTCTGCATCAGACCCAATCCCACAGTCACAATGCCCGGCAATACAGTCAGCAGCAAGCAATAGTTCAGCAGTATTTTTTCTCTAGAAAGGAAGAAAAGTGAGCATCATCCCCGAAGGTTACGAAGATCTGCTTCAGCGGCCCCTCTACGGGCACTTAGCAACCATCCGTCCTGACAACTCGCCCCAAGTGAACCCGATGTGGTTCGCCTGGGACGGCGAACTCATCCGGTTCACAAACACCAGCAAACGCCAGAAGTGCAAGAACCTCCAAGCGAAACCCCATTTCGCCATGTCTGTCACCGACCCAGACAATCCCTACCGGTATCTTGAGGTGCGCGGAGATCTCGTTGAGGTCGTGCCTGACCCTGGCGCGAAATTTTTTCTCGAGCTCTGCGTCCGCTACAGCGCCCCATACACCGAGCCGCCCGCCGATGCCGCAGACCGCGTCATCATTGTGGTTCGACCGACTACGACAAGCAAGCAGTGAGCCTCAGCGCGGACACCGTGCGGCAGCAGATGCCCGGAGGCACAGGGATCTGGTGCGCGAGCTCGCTCTGGGGACCATGATGTTCGACAAGTTCGCCAACCCGGACCAAGACGCGCGCGCATCATCCGATCCGCGTTGGACAGCGGAGGGAACTCGCGGAGGCGCCCGACCGACGCCCTGCACGCGAGCCCACGCCGGCTTTGCGCCGAACATATTGATCTCTACCAATTGCATCGCCAGGACCGGCACACCGACCTCGACGAGGCTCTGGGCGTTTTGTCCGATTTCGTGCGCAGCGGCACAGTCCGGGCCGTGGGAGCCTCAGGATATCCGGCCAAAATGATAGTCGAGGCGCTCTGGCTCGCCGAACGCCGCCGCCATGCCCGCGCAAAAATCCACCAGCCTCCGTATTCGATCTTCAAGCTCGCCGCTATCGCGCCGCGCGCCCAGGAACAACGCGACGATTTACTCTGCGGCGTGTCGGCGCGGCTGGACGACACGACGCTCGATGCGATCGTGGTCCCGGGTTCCGGGTTCAATCCCGCTGACGCAGACTGGACACCCCGGCCTCTGACCGAGACCAGGCTCCGAAGACAGGGCCGCTCCTCTCCGATCGACCAGCCATCCCTGCCCGAATGGAGCAAGACCGACAAGAAAGAAGAAACGCCATGAGCAAAAACCAAGCTTCGAACCTCTCCGCCGAGGAAGTTTTCGCCGCTGTCGTAGGAGAGGCCGGGACTCGCGATCTCAGCCCGCTCGCCGATATCGCCCCAGACTTCGTCCAGCTCACCATGGAACACGGCTACGGCAGGATCTACAACCGAGAGGGGCTCTCCCTGCGCGACCGAGAGCTCGCCACCATCTCGGCGTTGGCCGCGATCGGCGGCTGTGAAGGCCAATTGCGAGCGCATCTGCACGGCGCGTTGAATGTGGGCCTCAACGCCAAAGAGATCGTTGAGGCATTCATCCAAGTTTCCTCCTTCGCCGGATTCCCAAGAGCCATCAACGCCCTCGTCATCGCAAAAACCGTGTTTCAAGAACACGGAGTCTCCCCTCTTGACTGAATCAGCCCCCCGCTCCCCGTTGACGGCGGCTTTTCCATGGGGCATTACACGCAACGCCGGACACACACCGCGCAAGCAGCATTCGCGCAGGAAATCAGCTACAACAAACAAAAGTGAAGGAAATAGCCGTGAAAAAACGAGCACTCGGAAGCACAGCGTCCACCGTGACTGCTCCAGGGCTGGGCTGCATGGGCATGAGCTGGGGATACAGCGAGGGGACAAGGAACGACAAGCAATCTGTCGCAGTCATCCGGAAGGCATTGGAGCTCGGCGTTGATTTCTTCGACACCGCGAACGTGTATGGGGACGGGCACAACGAGCAATTGCTCGGTTCAGCGCTCGGCGCGCACAGCGACCGGATCGTGCTAGCCGCCAAACTAGGCCTCGTCGTTGACGACCTCAAGACGAGGGCCATGCACACCGACGGCTCCCCGAAGAATGTCCGAGCATCGGCGGAGGCCAGTCTGCGCCGGTTGGGCGCAGACCATGTCGAGCTGCTCTACTTGCACCGAGTCGACAAAAACACCCCTCTTTTAGAGACATGGGGGCCATGCGGCAGCTTGTCGAAGAAGGCAAAGCGCGATATCTCGGATTATCAGAAGTAAGTGTTGCGCAAGCAGCAGCGCACGCAGAACATCCGGTGACAGCGATCCAGTCAGAATTTTCTTTGTGGAGCCAGGACGCGCGCGACCCGAACTCAGTCTCGGGCGATGTGGTCGGCTGGTGCGCGAAGAACGGGGCTAGTTTCGCACCATTGGGCCGAGGCTTCCTCTCTGGCACGATCACAAGCGTCAGCCAGTTGGAAAAGTCCGACTTCCGGTACTCGAACTCCCGCTACCAGGATGATGCTATCGCCGAGAATCTCCAAATCGTCGACATAGTCCGAGAAGTCGCAAAAGGCACAACGCGACCCCC from Segniliparus rotundus DSM 44985 includes:
- a CDS encoding amidohydrolase family protein, whose amino-acid sequence is MFDAHFHVIDPDHPLIPNQGFLPEPFTVQDYRKHADAHGITGGAVVSGSFQGFDQGYLLSALRQLGPGWAGVTQLDPAVSDEEILRLDKAGVRAVRFTLARGGEFDIDLAKRAHDVAGWHTELYVDGAQLPGLLPLLKQLPLVSVDHLGLSEEGLPHVLEAADRGVRVKATGFGRVRLDVAAALRRIDAVNPQALLFGTDLPGTRAPRPFRASDLDQITQVLGDDALDRLADNGRAWYRVNQPAPAST
- a CDS encoding MFS transporter, which translates into the protein MATTLVGSSSASVDTARDSRRGEGGHGRCRFPGEVAQEHVVSVVGRGGLARPLVAGQAIGASGYLALFFILPDAPLWLLISLSAPTGIGIGITAPSMTMALLDSTRAELAGVASGVLNPARQIGSVLGTALFGSLLAGDHGIGHGVRISTLIAFILTAITCFTSYLCIRPNPTVTMPGNTVSSKQ
- a CDS encoding PPOX class F420-dependent oxidoreductase, giving the protein MSIIPEGYEDLLQRPLYGHLATIRPDNSPQVNPMWFAWDGELIRFTNTSKRQKCKNLQAKPHFAMSVTDPDNPYRYLEVRGDLVEVVPDPGAKFFLELCVRYSAPYTEPPADAADRVIIVVRPTTTSKQ
- a CDS encoding aldo/keto reductase yields the protein MDSGGNSRRRPTDALHASPRRLCAEHIDLYQLHRQDRHTDLDEALGVLSDFVRSGTVRAVGASGYPAKMIVEALWLAERRRHARAKIHQPPYSIFKLAAIAPRAQEQRDDLLCGVSARLDDTTLDAIVVPGSGFNPADADWTPRPLTETRLRRQGRSSPIDQPSLPEWSKTDKKEETP
- a CDS encoding carboxymuconolactone decarboxylase family protein, coding for MSKNQASNLSAEEVFAAVVGEAGTRDLSPLADIAPDFVQLTMEHGYGRIYNREGLSLRDRELATISALAAIGGCEGQLRAHLHGALNVGLNAKEIVEAFIQVSSFAGFPRAINALVIAKTVFQEHGVSPLD